From a single Verrucomicrobiia bacterium genomic region:
- the rplM gene encoding 50S ribosomal protein L13, producing MKVSSIRKHEPAWHFIDAEGKVLGRFCTEAANLLRGKGKTSFVTHMDCGDHVVIINAAKIVLTGNKINAKAYYHHSFHPGGIKTEYAKDLMINDPAKIIEFAVKGMLPKNKLQGEWLKRLHVYAGAEHPHMGNVAHLQKGN from the coding sequence ATGAAAGTATCTTCCATTCGCAAACACGAACCAGCCTGGCACTTCATTGATGCCGAGGGCAAGGTACTGGGACGCTTCTGCACAGAAGCAGCTAACCTTCTCCGTGGAAAAGGTAAGACTTCTTTTGTAACCCATATGGACTGTGGCGATCACGTTGTCATCATCAACGCTGCCAAGATTGTCCTAACGGGAAACAAAATCAACGCCAAAGCGTACTACCATCACTCTTTCCACCCAGGTGGAATCAAGACTGAGTATGCTAAGGATCTTATGATCAACGATCCTGCTAAAATCATTGAGTTCGCCGTTAAGGGCATGCTTCCTAAGAACAAGCTCCAAGGCGAATGGCTCAAGCGTCTCCACGTTTACGCAGGCGCTGAACACCCACACATGGGGAATGTGGCTCACTTGCAGAAAGGAAACTAA
- the rplQ gene encoding 50S ribosomal protein L17 → MNTSKLGRKSENRDRTLRNIVSSLVLYEKVRTTEAKAKAALPMAERVLNQARSGSIAARRQAKALLFDANAVTKLFEDFSQRWGTRTSGFVRITKLAPRPGDGAAMAQLELLLTPLEEVIAAETKTNVAVRKNKKANTEEA, encoded by the coding sequence ATGAACACATCAAAACTAGGGCGAAAATCTGAGAACCGGGACCGCACACTGCGCAACATTGTGTCGAGTTTGGTTCTCTACGAAAAGGTACGCACAACCGAGGCTAAAGCCAAGGCTGCCCTTCCAATGGCAGAGCGCGTACTGAACCAGGCCCGTTCTGGATCAATTGCTGCCCGCCGTCAGGCCAAGGCACTCCTTTTCGACGCCAACGCTGTTACAAAGCTTTTCGAAGACTTTTCCCAGCGCTGGGGTACCCGTACAAGTGGCTTTGTCCGCATCACTAAGCTTGCTCCACGCCCAGGCGATGGCGCAGCTATGGCGCAGCTCGAGCTTCTCCTTACTCCTCTTGAGGAAGTAATTGCAGCCGAGACCAAGACAAACGTTGCTGTACGCAAGAATAAGAAGGCTAACACTGAGGAGGCCTAA
- the pheS gene encoding phenylalanine--tRNA ligase subunit alpha — protein MTANHNKALETIRSEALEAWKQAATPPAREQVHFAYLGRKGKVAELMKLIPSLPTEEKVAFGSAVNALKQELTQVLTEKKVIERLVDMSVPAEQLSAGTIHPISAIMEEMEDIFRELSFEVVEGPEIVTDEENFESLNLGIHHPARDGHDSFFLKDDLLLRTQTTAIQVGEMKKRFAKGDLPIRIVMPGKTYRRESDQTHSAMFHQIDAVMVDTQTTFADLKGILDYFVKRLFGDNVETRFRPHHFPFTEPSAELDIRWKGASGTQGKHAGWLEMGGCGMIHPDVLRRAGINPKIYQGWAFGMSLERPLMVRHHIPDLRLLFSNSAQFLDQFPKP, from the coding sequence ATGACCGCGAATCATAACAAAGCCTTAGAGACCATCCGGTCTGAGGCACTTGAAGCCTGGAAACAGGCTGCTACTCCACCTGCGCGCGAGCAGGTGCATTTTGCGTACCTAGGAAGGAAGGGGAAGGTTGCAGAGCTCATGAAGCTCATCCCAAGCCTGCCCACAGAAGAAAAGGTGGCTTTTGGAAGCGCAGTAAATGCCCTTAAGCAGGAACTCACCCAAGTACTCACTGAAAAGAAGGTGATTGAGCGATTGGTAGACATGTCCGTACCTGCAGAGCAGCTTTCCGCAGGCACCATCCACCCCATTTCCGCCATCATGGAGGAGATGGAAGATATCTTCCGCGAACTTTCCTTTGAGGTGGTTGAAGGTCCAGAGATTGTGACAGATGAAGAGAACTTTGAATCCCTCAACCTTGGGATCCACCATCCGGCCCGCGACGGCCATGATTCTTTCTTCTTAAAGGACGACCTACTCCTTCGCACCCAAACTACTGCCATTCAGGTAGGGGAGATGAAGAAGCGTTTCGCCAAAGGCGACCTGCCAATCCGCATTGTCATGCCCGGTAAAACCTACCGCCGGGAATCAGACCAGACTCACTCTGCCATGTTTCACCAGATAGATGCTGTCATGGTTGATACCCAAACCACCTTTGCAGACCTTAAGGGGATCTTGGACTACTTTGTGAAGCGTCTCTTTGGCGATAATGTTGAAACCCGCTTCCGTCCTCACCACTTTCCTTTTACAGAACCCTCTGCCGAGTTAGATATCCGCTGGAAGGGTGCCTCTGGCACTCAAGGAAAGCACGCCGGCTGGTTGGAAATGGGAGGCTGCGGCATGATCCATCCCGATGTTCTCCGCCGCGCGGGCATTAATCCCAAGATTTACCAAGGTTGGGCATTTGGCATGTCGCTTGAGCGCCCGCTCATGGTCCGCCACCATATTCCAGACCTCCGGCTCCTGTTCTCAAACAGCGCCCAGTTCCTCGATCAATTCCCCAAACCATGA
- the rpsI gene encoding 30S ribosomal protein S9, with protein MAEKKLAYHYATGRRKTAVAQVRLYPQGNGKVTINEKVVVSEGKGFLAPLTLVGLSGADLSVKVHGGGTAGQEEAIRHGIARAIVVMDEEYKTTLRKAGYLTRDPREKERKKPGLKGARRRPQWSKR; from the coding sequence ATGGCCGAAAAGAAACTTGCTTATCACTACGCTACTGGACGCCGTAAGACGGCCGTAGCTCAGGTGCGCCTTTACCCTCAGGGTAATGGCAAGGTAACTATTAACGAGAAAGTCGTTGTCTCTGAAGGCAAAGGCTTCCTTGCTCCACTTACCCTCGTGGGCCTTTCTGGCGCCGACCTTTCCGTAAAGGTGCACGGTGGCGGTACTGCCGGCCAAGAAGAGGCTATTCGTCATGGTATTGCCCGCGCCATCGTTGTGATGGACGAGGAATACAAGACAACCCTCCGCAAGGCTGGTTACCTTACCCGTGACCCTCGTGAAAAAGAGCGTAAGAAACCAGGTTTGAAGGGCGCTCGCCGTCGTCCACAGTGGTCCAAGCGTTAA
- a CDS encoding DNA-directed RNA polymerase subunit alpha, producing MEQINLPITSTILETEHKGSFAVEPLFPGYASTLGNALRRVLLSSLEGSAVDYVEIDGVQHEFSTIPHVKEDVVQIILNLKQLRFKLEGDFAELTLTAKGGKTITGADFGANSDCRVVNPELHIATLDKGADVTMRIGVKHGRGYEAIEKKTEREKTVGKIYIDSIFSPVLSVSYRVENTRVGQMTNFDKLLLDIQTDGSIMPSEALKQSAAILTQQYQSIAGMSDAELAAATPTEQHEQIIVEEDGFMILHNLDPKTKIEDAGLSSRTVHALTAAGYKTLSGLKRLSDIKLESIKGLGAKGVEEVKAVLSRVS from the coding sequence ATGGAACAGATCAACCTCCCAATTACCTCCACTATTTTGGAGACGGAGCACAAGGGCAGCTTTGCTGTTGAGCCGCTCTTCCCGGGCTACGCCTCAACTCTTGGCAATGCACTTCGCCGCGTCCTTCTCTCATCTTTGGAAGGCTCTGCTGTAGATTACGTCGAAATCGATGGCGTCCAGCACGAGTTCTCTACCATCCCTCACGTTAAGGAAGATGTTGTTCAGATTATTCTTAACCTGAAGCAGCTCCGCTTTAAGCTTGAAGGCGATTTTGCCGAACTCACTCTTACAGCCAAGGGTGGTAAGACCATCACTGGTGCCGACTTTGGCGCTAACAGTGACTGCCGTGTCGTAAACCCAGAACTCCACATTGCTACCCTCGATAAGGGTGCAGATGTCACCATGCGGATTGGTGTAAAGCACGGCCGTGGGTATGAAGCCATTGAGAAGAAGACTGAGCGCGAGAAAACTGTTGGCAAGATTTACATCGATAGTATCTTTTCACCAGTACTTTCCGTTTCCTACCGCGTCGAAAACACCCGTGTAGGTCAGATGACCAACTTCGACAAGCTTCTCCTGGACATCCAGACCGACGGCAGCATTATGCCTTCCGAGGCTCTTAAGCAGTCAGCTGCTATCCTCACTCAGCAATACCAGTCTATTGCTGGCATGAGCGACGCAGAATTGGCCGCCGCTACTCCAACAGAGCAGCACGAGCAAATCATCGTTGAAGAAGACGGTTTCATGATTCTTCACAACCTTGACCCAAAGACAAAGATTGAAGATGCTGGCCTTTCAAGCCGCACCGTTCACGCGCTCACCGCAGCAGGGTACAAGACCCTCTCCGGCCTTAAGCGTCTCTCCGACATCAAACTCGAGAGCATTAAGGGACTTGGCGCAAAGGGCGTAGAAGAGGTAAAGGCGGTTCTGTCCCGCGTTTCCTAA
- a CDS encoding ribosome-binding factor A: MADTHIKGARLADEIRDNLAAWTARDYPGSFVVITGVTLSHNLRYATVWVRILGNDPEGVFKKLQKGTRHYQHRLVVTLTRFKLPFISFTLDQRPDEETTLGTLPN; this comes from the coding sequence ATGGCTGACACGCACATCAAAGGTGCACGGTTGGCAGATGAGATCCGGGACAACCTCGCCGCATGGACTGCGCGCGACTATCCCGGATCTTTTGTTGTCATTACTGGCGTAACCCTATCCCACAACTTGCGCTATGCCACTGTGTGGGTGCGCATTCTTGGGAATGACCCTGAGGGAGTTTTCAAGAAACTGCAGAAGGGAACCAGGCACTACCAGCATCGCCTTGTAGTTACCCTTACCCGGTTCAAGCTTCCGTTTATCTCATTTACGCTAGATCAGCGCCCAGATGAGGAAACCACCTTGGGTACACTCCCCAACTAG